One genomic window of Cupriavidus sp. P-10 includes the following:
- the tssG gene encoding type VI secretion system baseplate subunit TssG, whose product MEAMGADDRLPDAAVIDRLAANPAAFNLFQAIGLLERATPGARPLGHGDGSGEAVRLRGLVSLAFQPRDVASVAAGAPHDGDHADHALPPGAGQPPYTLTTPALSLAGANGPLPLPYTELLLERRAARDHAMAELLDIFNHRFLSFLYRGRAKHAPGLGAQAPATTTLATCLDALSNLGLRAGLRGPAGAAPWLRHAGLLGAAPRSMEGLLALLGDRLGLRVRGRQFVGGWLAVERTDSVRLAGRGTPGTQLGGGAVLGRRCWDQAAGIGLDLQVPDARRLEALLPGGPDHDLVAWLVRSHAPQPFDVQLALQVAEQPATRLGGGARLGWTAWLAGGAAAQPAPVRLSLRACADAAGASALS is encoded by the coding sequence ATGGAAGCAATGGGAGCCGATGACCGGCTGCCAGACGCTGCTGTGATCGACCGTCTCGCCGCCAACCCCGCCGCGTTCAACCTGTTCCAGGCCATCGGCCTGCTGGAGCGGGCCACGCCCGGTGCGCGTCCGCTCGGCCACGGCGACGGCAGCGGCGAGGCCGTGCGCCTGCGCGGGCTGGTCTCGCTGGCCTTCCAGCCGCGCGACGTGGCATCGGTGGCTGCCGGCGCACCGCACGATGGCGACCATGCCGACCATGCGCTGCCCCCCGGGGCCGGCCAGCCGCCCTACACGCTGACCACGCCGGCCCTGTCGCTGGCGGGGGCGAATGGGCCGCTGCCGCTGCCTTACACCGAGCTGCTGCTGGAGCGGCGCGCGGCGCGCGACCATGCCATGGCAGAGCTGCTCGACATTTTCAATCACCGCTTCCTGTCCTTCCTCTATCGCGGTCGCGCCAAGCACGCGCCGGGGCTGGGCGCGCAGGCGCCTGCCACCACGACGCTGGCCACTTGCCTCGATGCGCTCAGCAACCTGGGCCTGCGTGCCGGCCTGCGCGGTCCGGCCGGCGCAGCGCCCTGGCTGCGCCACGCCGGCCTGCTGGGCGCCGCGCCGCGCTCGATGGAAGGGCTGCTGGCCCTGCTGGGCGACCGGCTGGGGCTGCGGGTGCGCGGCCGCCAGTTCGTCGGCGGCTGGCTGGCGGTGGAGCGCACCGACTCGGTCCGCCTGGCCGGGCGTGGCACGCCGGGAACGCAGCTGGGCGGCGGCGCGGTGCTGGGCCGGCGGTGCTGGGACCAGGCCGCAGGCATTGGCCTGGACCTGCAGGTGCCGGACGCGCGGCGGCTGGAAGCGCTGCTGCCCGGCGGTCCCGATCACGACCTGGTGGCATGGCTGGTGCGCAGCCATGCGCCGCAACCATTCGACGTGCAGCTCGCGCTGCAGGTTGCCGAGCAGCCAGCCACGCGCCTGGGCGGCGGCGCCCGCTTGGGCTGGACTGCGTGGCTGGCCGGTGGTGCTGCCGCGCAGCCCGCACCGGTGCGGCTGTCGCTGCGTGCCTGCGCCGATGCTGCCGGCGCCAGCGCGCTTTCATGA
- the tssH gene encoding type VI secretion system ATPase TssH, translated as MDIDIRTLLSRLNPECRQAMEAAAQLCVRHTHYNVDVEHLLVQLLEAEARDLHVILEHFGIGRETLLAQLHKAIDGFKRGNGRTPALSPNFSPLFQEAWLLSSMLLGEQQVRTGTLVLALLEVESLRGLLLESAPALLKIPRAALREALPALLGAGAGVPADGPGRAMPAMPQASAGGAQKSALNQFTIDLTALAREGAIDPVRGRDGEIRQLVDVLLRRRQNNPILTGEAGVGKTAVVEGFAQRIVAGDVPPALRNVSVRSLDLALLQAGAGVKGEFENRLKSVIAEVAASPVPVILFIDEAHQLIGAGGSEGQGDAANLLKPALARGELRTIAATTWAEYKKYIERDPALARRFQIVKVEEPSEPVAVEMLRGMVKKLEAHHGVEILDDAVRDAVKLSHRYVSGRQLPDKAISVLDTACARVAIAQNGVPAEIESLGRTIENTENQLRILRHEAATGASRADEIAAATRQLEEARSQHARLSDKLVVEKRVVDEILAWRRRIAAYLAGQVDSEAGADAEDSDDSAESLSANLTRLEKGLEAVQCDEPMVPVCVSSAAVAEVISSWTGIPVGRMLADELHTVLHLHDKLAERVVGQDEALDAIARRIRTFRADLDDPGKPVGVFLLVGPSGVGKTETACALADLLYGGERNMITVNMSEFQEAHSVSGLKGAPPGYVGYGRGGVLTEAVRRRPYSVVLLDEMEKAHPDVLELFFQVFDKGMMEDGEGVPIDFRNTVILLTSNAAQDVITEASHGGRRPPPEELVERLRPALLQRFSPAFLARMVLVPYYHLGDAQITAIVDLKLGRMAQRFERNHNARLTWDDALARAIVQRCSEVDSGARNVDHILTQSVLPELAHQVLERMSIAEPFGGVHLSLDAQGGLDFRFLPPAEA; from the coding sequence ATGGACATCGATATCCGCACACTGCTGAGCCGGCTCAATCCGGAATGCCGCCAGGCGATGGAGGCCGCGGCGCAGCTCTGCGTGCGCCACACCCACTACAACGTCGATGTCGAGCACCTCTTGGTGCAACTGCTGGAGGCCGAAGCGCGCGACCTGCACGTCATCCTCGAGCACTTCGGCATTGGGCGCGAGACGCTGCTGGCGCAGCTGCACAAGGCCATCGACGGCTTCAAGCGCGGCAATGGCCGCACCCCGGCGCTGTCGCCTAACTTCTCGCCGCTGTTCCAGGAGGCCTGGCTGCTCAGCTCGATGCTGCTGGGCGAGCAGCAGGTGCGCACCGGCACGCTGGTGCTGGCGCTGCTTGAAGTGGAAAGCCTGCGCGGCTTGCTGCTGGAATCGGCGCCGGCCCTGCTGAAAATCCCACGCGCGGCGCTGCGCGAGGCGCTGCCCGCGCTGCTCGGTGCCGGCGCCGGCGTGCCGGCCGATGGCCCCGGACGCGCCATGCCGGCGATGCCGCAGGCCAGCGCCGGCGGCGCACAGAAGTCCGCGCTGAACCAATTCACGATCGACCTGACGGCGCTGGCGCGTGAAGGCGCGATCGACCCGGTGCGCGGGCGCGACGGCGAAATCCGCCAGCTTGTGGACGTACTGCTGCGCCGCCGCCAGAACAACCCCATCCTGACCGGCGAGGCCGGCGTCGGCAAGACCGCGGTGGTGGAAGGCTTTGCCCAGCGCATCGTGGCCGGCGACGTGCCACCGGCGCTGCGCAATGTCTCGGTGCGCTCGCTCGATCTGGCCCTGCTGCAGGCCGGCGCCGGCGTCAAGGGCGAGTTCGAGAACCGGCTCAAGTCGGTGATCGCCGAGGTCGCAGCCTCGCCGGTGCCGGTGATCCTGTTCATCGACGAGGCCCACCAGCTGATCGGCGCGGGGGGCAGCGAAGGGCAGGGCGATGCCGCCAACCTGCTCAAGCCGGCGCTGGCACGCGGCGAGCTGCGCACCATCGCCGCAACCACCTGGGCCGAGTACAAGAAGTACATCGAGCGCGACCCGGCACTGGCGCGCCGCTTCCAGATCGTGAAGGTGGAGGAGCCTAGCGAGCCGGTGGCTGTGGAGATGCTGCGCGGCATGGTGAAGAAGCTGGAAGCGCACCATGGCGTGGAGATCCTCGACGATGCCGTGCGCGATGCGGTCAAGCTGTCGCACCGCTATGTGTCAGGACGCCAGCTGCCGGACAAGGCGATCAGCGTGCTCGATACCGCCTGCGCGCGCGTGGCGATCGCGCAGAACGGCGTGCCGGCAGAGATTGAATCGCTTGGGCGCACCATCGAAAACACCGAGAACCAGTTGCGCATCCTGCGTCACGAGGCGGCCACCGGCGCCAGCCGCGCCGACGAGATCGCCGCCGCCACGCGACAGCTCGAGGAGGCGCGCAGCCAGCATGCGCGCCTGTCCGACAAGCTGGTGGTGGAAAAGCGCGTAGTCGACGAGATCCTGGCGTGGCGGCGCAGGATTGCCGCTTACCTGGCCGGCCAGGTGGATAGCGAAGCCGGCGCGGATGCGGAGGACAGCGACGACAGCGCCGAATCGCTAAGCGCCAACCTGACGCGGCTTGAAAAGGGCCTGGAGGCGGTGCAGTGCGACGAGCCGATGGTGCCGGTGTGCGTCAGTTCGGCGGCGGTGGCCGAGGTCATCTCGAGCTGGACCGGCATCCCGGTGGGCCGCATGCTGGCCGACGAGCTCCACACCGTGCTCCACCTGCACGACAAGCTGGCCGAGCGGGTGGTCGGCCAGGACGAGGCGCTCGACGCGATCGCGCGGCGCATCCGCACCTTCCGCGCCGACCTAGACGACCCCGGCAAGCCGGTGGGCGTGTTCCTGCTGGTTGGCCCGAGCGGCGTTGGCAAGACCGAGACCGCCTGCGCGCTGGCCGACCTGCTGTACGGCGGCGAGCGCAACATGATTACCGTCAACATGTCGGAATTCCAGGAGGCGCACAGCGTGTCGGGGCTCAAGGGCGCGCCGCCGGGCTATGTCGGCTACGGGCGTGGCGGCGTGCTGACCGAAGCGGTACGGCGGCGCCCCTATAGCGTGGTGCTGCTCGACGAAATGGAGAAGGCGCACCCCGACGTGCTGGAGTTGTTCTTCCAGGTGTTCGACAAGGGCATGATGGAAGACGGCGAAGGGGTGCCGATCGACTTCCGCAACACGGTCATCCTGCTGACCTCGAACGCGGCCCAGGACGTCATCACCGAAGCCTCGCACGGCGGCCGGCGCCCGCCCCCGGAAGAACTGGTCGAGCGCCTGCGCCCGGCGCTGCTGCAGCGCTTCAGCCCGGCCTTCCTGGCGCGCATGGTGCTGGTGCCGTACTACCACCTGGGCGATGCGCAGATCACCGCCATCGTCGACCTCAAGCTGGGCCGGATGGCGCAGCGCTTCGAGCGCAACCACAACGCCCGCCTGACCTGGGACGATGCGTTGGCGCGCGCCATCGTGCAGCGCTGCAGCGAGGTCGACAGCGGCGCGCGCAATGTCGACCATATCCTGACCCAGTCGGTGCTGCCGGAACTCGCGCATCAGGTGCTGGAGCGCATGTCGATCGCCGAGCCGTTCGGCGGCGTGCATCTCTCGCTTGACGCGCAGGGCGGCCTGGACTTCCGTTTC